Part of the Panicum virgatum strain AP13 chromosome 4N, P.virgatum_v5, whole genome shotgun sequence genome is shown below.
GGGTTGCCATATATTCTGTCTCAGGGAAAGGGCTTGCAAAATATGCCTTCTATATAGTAGCCGTACATTACCTATTATTCGGACCAACTTTCTATATATTTCTGATGAATGTGTTTCATTTTTATTTCACAGGTGGAGCCTCAGGATATTGTCATGGTATGTGCTTAGCTTCTTCTGAACTGACCTGTTATGTTTTTACTAAGTTTGATTGCGAATTAGTCTGTGGCAGATATAGTCATATGAACTGGTCTACTGGAGTTGGTTTTACTTATGTTGGATACTTGGATGTAGTGTTTGCTCACAAAAATAAGTTTACAATGATATGCTTATTCTATCTGTGGGAACCGTGTGATAGCTTGGTTGGTAGAGCTCCAGTTGAGAGGCTGCCCATCCAGGTTCAAGCCTGGGTGCTCGCAGGTCATGTGAATACCTATCAAATGGGTTTGGTACTCCCCTCTCTTAAGGCAGAAGCCAAGGGGACAGTTTTCTCCCTGGTCTAGTCTTTTAATGCTTATTCTTTCTATTTAATTCGACACTGCCACCTTTGATCATTATTGCTCTTAGCCATATAGTCCTGTGTGGTGTGAACAGCTTGTCATATCATGGCACATGAAAGCCGCCACAATGTGTGAATTTACTCGCCAGGAATTCATTGGTGGACTGCAGTCTATTGGGTTAGTGCTGCTTGCAATTGCAATATTCCAATATGAAGTTGATCCATACCCTCAATCGACCATTCATATGGTTCTTTTAGTAAGTCTACTTGTTATTTGCAGGGTAGATTCAATCGAGAAATTTCGTGCAAAGTTACCATCATTACGAGCTGAGCTAAAAGATGATAGTGAGTTTCCTTTCCTAAAAGCTAAACTTGATAATGTTTTACTTAGGAGTTTGATGTGGCCTCTTAGTTCAGAAAGTTATTCTGCAATGCATAGAAAGTCTGCATCACGGCAAAGGGTTTCCTTTTCTTTAGAATTAATGTGTGGAATGAaatgatttctttttcttttccatatCCAACTGGTGTGTTTACACTTTTCTGACCCAGATAAGTTCCGTGAGATATACAACTTCGCGTTCACTTGGGCAAGAGAAAAGGTTAGCCTTAACCGCAGAATATTTCTTGCAGCTTTCACAGTGACTATTTGTATCTGTTGGTCATTGGcaaatttttcatcattcataAAACAGTATACATATACTGATATTTTCTATGAAGCTTTATGTAGCATATTCCTTTATTTGGCAGGGTCAAAAGTCTCTCTCACTGGAGACTGCTATTGGGATGTGGCAGTTGCTATTTGCTGAAAGGAACTGGCCTCTTCTGGATCATTGGTGCCAATTTTTACAGGTATAACTGAAGTTAGGCAGTTCCACTAATTTCATTCTCAAATTTAATGGCATCCGGCATTACTGTTGCTCATCTTGGGCTCTTCAAATTTCAGGTCAGGCACAATAAAGCCATATCTAGAGACACCTGGGCGCAGCTGCTGGAATTTGTAAAGGTACTTCTGTCCATTTTACCTCCCTTTCCATTTATCTGTTGTGGCTTGTGGTTATCATAGATGCCCACTGTGATTACAAGTATAGTGCATTTAGATAGTTGTGATGCCACAATCTAGCAGATAAACTTGATTGAGAAGTAATCAATACAATTCATGTGGTTAGCTGATGTCCTTGACTGTAGTTGCTATGTAGTTTTGCAATCTGCATTTCTGATGTCTTAACTAGCTAAGCTTTGAGCTACTAATAAATCGCTCAGAAGCAACCTGAAGTCTTGTTCTGCATCATTATATCTCCTTTTAAGTTCAAGGGAGTGTCCATGATTTTCTTGCTTTTTATTTATGCAAATTattaatttttgttttgttgcAGTCGATTGATCCACAGCTATCCAACTATGACGACGAAGGTGCTTGGCCCTACCTCATAGATGAATTTGTGGAATACCTGACTGACAATGGGTTGGTTCAGCGCACGAAATGAACTGCAATGGGGAGGATTCGCCCCTCACCGAACAAACGGTTGGGCTGTACAAACACGATTCATCTTGGTGTATACGGTGCCCAGGACCCGATGTTGGCACTCCTGCTCAATCCACTCGCCAAACTGTTGGCCTATCATTGCATGACAGAATTTGCTGATAAACGCGGAGAAAACGCAACCTAAGCCTGGGAAGTGGTGGTCCCGAGCCTGCCATCGTGAACTACTCCAAAATGCACTGGGGAGTTTGGGACTCTGGTTAACGTACGAGTTGTTTCGGATGTATCACTGTCACTTGCTACTATATTTCTATTATCCCTCATCCTGTCCTGTGTATTCTCTGGTGTCGGTGCAATCTTGCGGAACTGTTTGTCTCGTCCTTGCGTGTCGTTTGGCGTATGCGTGCGCGAACCCAGCCGCCCGATGGCGTTTTGCTTGCTCTTAGTTTTAACTGGGCATCACATGGCGTATTGGCGTGGCCGATGGACGGCTTGGCCGCGGCCGGGCCTTGTCCGTGCCACCACTAGTCGGTGAGATTCGAAGGACACTCACCTTTTCGTTGCACACTGac
Proteins encoded:
- the LOC120669929 gene encoding DCN1-like protein 2, producing the protein MYKLGRGNRDKVQQFMAITGASEKVALQALKASDWHLEGAFDFFYSQPQISAVNTRHLEDIFNRYKEPDADMIMVEGVSQLCNDLQVEPQDIVMLVISWHMKAATMCEFTRQEFIGGLQSIGVDSIEKFRAKLPSLRAELKDDNKFREIYNFAFTWAREKGQKSLSLETAIGMWQLLFAERNWPLLDHWCQFLQVRHNKAISRDTWAQLLEFVKSIDPQLSNYDDEGAWPYLIDEFVEYLTDNGLVQRTK